From a single Lolium rigidum isolate FL_2022 chromosome 7, APGP_CSIRO_Lrig_0.1, whole genome shotgun sequence genomic region:
- the LOC124672938 gene encoding uncharacterized protein LOC124672938, translating into MAIADATAKPSPPPPPRFVLAVLALVPFVLAPMLALGRVVRFAAQALPYLGYAVIWVLAAASAAKVVAARAWGDGSAPAVLLQALTDAAFKVSLRGTFLLLALAAVLLCGACLAFMVAAVSGSGSEFKKGALGAFKQHSTREFFPRTAVLGWVAYVPFMLLLFTGYLIQDMMPSPVDGSISKGEMIGSVIVDVGVVGTSAISCFVVIPALALRNWRDNQSDRKAGLTV; encoded by the exons ATGGCCATCGCCGACGCCACGGCgaagccctcgccgccgccgccgccgcggttcgTCCTCGCGGTGCTAGCGCTCGTGCCCTTCGTCCTCGCCCCGATGCTGGCGCTCGGGCGCGTCGTCCGCTTCGCGGCCCAAGCGCTCCCCTACCTGGGCTACGCGGTCATCTGGGTTCTCGCCGCGGCCTCGGCTGCCAAGGTCGTGGCGGCCCGCGCCTGGGGCGACGGCTCCGCCCCCGCCGTGCTTCTCCAGGCGCTCACGGACGCGGCTTTCAAGGTCTCCCTACGCGGCACCTTTCTCTTGCTCGCGCTTGCCGCCGTTCTGCTGTGCGGCGCTTGCCTGGCCTTCATGGTGGCAGCTGTATCTGGCTCCGGTTCCGAGTTCAAGAAG GGCGCCCTTGGAGCATTCAAGCAGCATTCGACTCGGGAGTTTTTCCCCCGCACTGCAGTTCTTGGATGGGTCGCGTATGTGCCTTTTATGCTGCTGCTTTTCACTGGTTATCTGATCCAAGACATGATGCCGTCACCTGTGGATGGATCCATATCTAAGGGGGAAATGATTGGATCTGTGATCGTGGATGTGGGGGTAGTTGGCACCAGTGCAATATCCTGCTTCGTTGTCATTCCAGCTTTAGCACTGCGTAACTGGAGGGATAACCAGTCGGACAGAAAAGCAGGACTCACTGTCTGA
- the LOC124672936 gene encoding uncharacterized protein LOC124672936, translating into MSLAHLAWGDASAPFVFLVALTVAALKVSICIAFLFLVPAVLLCGIGLAYVIAVESRSGSQPRKRAFGPITRESIREFIKFVFPHAVVLGLVADLAFTLLSVAGALVMCMSPSVEGSTSQGEMIGSVIMDVGMLGFHAISCFVIIPAFALHILRKDQADRKAGLSVAVC; encoded by the exons atgTCCCTGGCTCACCTCGCCTGGGGCGACGCCTCCGCCCCCTTCGTTTTTCTCGTGGCGCTCACGGTCGCGGCTCTCAAGGTCTCCATCTGCatcgccttcctcttcctcgtaccAGCCGTTCTGCTGTGCGGCATCGGCCTCGCCTACGTGATTGCGGTTGAATCTCGATCTGGTTCTCAGCCCAGGAAG CGCGCCTTTGGACCAATCACGCGGGAGTCGATTCGGGAGTTCATTAAGTTTGTGTTTCCCCATGCCGTGGTCCTTGGATTGGTCGCAGATTTGGCCTTCACCCTGCTAAGTGTTGCTGGCGCTCTGGTAATGTGTATGTCGCCGTCTGTGGAGGGATCGACATCTCAGGGAGAAATGATTGGTTCTGTGATCATGGATGTGGGGATGCTTGGCTTCCATGCGATATCTTGCTTTGTTATCATTCCAGCTTTCGCACTGCATATCTTGAGGAAGGACCAGGCGGACAGGAAAGCAGGACTCAGCGTGGCAGTTTGTTGA